CGCCTCGCCGCCGTTCTCCTGGACGGCCTGCATGAGGTACGTCGCGTCCTCGCTACCGCCCAGTTCGTCGCGCTCGAGGACGTTCTCGACGCCCGCGGTCTCGCCGGCGACGTCGGCGACGATATCGACCAGCGCCTGATCGCTGGTCGCGCTCGGCGCCTCGGCGCCGAGGCTGAACGAGACCTCGCACTCGTGCATCTCGGCCGCGTTGCGGACCACGTGGCGCGCCTTTCGATCCATGTACTCCATCAGTTCGGTCGTCTCGCCGCGGACCTCCGCGAGGATGCGAGCCTCGTCCGGGATGATGTTGGCGGCGCTGCCGCCCTCGGCGACGCCGGCGTTGATCCGGGTCTTGCCGTCGTTGTGCCGCGGGATCCCGTAGAGGTTCTGGACGGCCGTCGCCATCGCCTGGACGGCGTTGCGCCCCTGTTCGGGGTGGCCGCCGGCGTGAGCCGACTCGCCCGTGAACTCGGCCTCGAGGTGGCGGACGGCGAGGAAACCGTCGATGCCGGCGACGATCTCGCCGGTCGGGTGATCGAGTCCGATATGGATCGCGAGCAGGTGGTCGACGTCCGCGATGTGCTCGCTCTTCGCCATCGACTTGCCGCCGCCGACGACCTCCTCGGCGGGTTGGAAAAACACCTTCAGCGTCCCCGAGAAGTCGTCGCTCGCGGCGATCCGCTCTGCGACGCCGATCCCGATGGTTGCGTGGGCGTCGTGGCCGCAGGCGTGCATCGCGCCCTCGTGTTCCGAGCGGAAGCCCTCCGCGGCGGGAGCGTGGTCGGAAGCGTCGCTCTCCTCGCGCGGGAGCCCGTCGATGTCGACGCGCAGGCCCACCGTCGGACCCTCGCCGCGCTCGAGGACGGCAACGGCGCCCGTGTATCCGCCCGCGAGGGACTCGAGAACCTCCTCGTCGGCGCCGGTCTCGCGGGCCCGCTCGAGCCAGCGAGTCAGTTCCGACTCGTCGGGGACGGCCATCCGGTGGTCGCCCGCGATGACGTCGGGACCGATGTGGAGTTCGTCGAGGTCGTCGCCAAGTCTGGACTCGAGTTCGTCGACGAGTCGTGCGGTGGTGTAGAACTCGCACCAGGCCGGTTCGGGTCGCCGGTGGAGATCCCGGCGCAGCGAAACAAGGTCGTCCGTGCTCATACCTGTTCCTCGTCGTGACGGGTCAAAAGTACTGCACCTCTTCGCACGGTTCGCGGGCAACGGGCCCGTCACGACCGACCGCTCGAGACGAGCGGCACGGCGTCGATCGGTCAGTCTTCGCTGGCACTGGATCCGGTACCGGCGACCGCACTGGCGAGGTCGGCCAGTGCGTCGGCGACGCCCGTCAGCTGGTCGTCGACTCCCGCGAGGTCGTGCCGGCGAGCCAGATACTGCGGGTCGTTGTAGGTCACGAACACCTGCCCGTCGGCCTCCCAGACGAGCAGTTTTTGGGGGAGGTCGATCGCGACCGAGCGACTCGCCCGCATCAGCGGCGTCCCGACCGCGGGATTGCCGAAGAGGAACAGCGTCGTCGGCGGGAGGTCCATATCGGCCGACTCGGCGTTTTCCGCGTGGTCGATCGTCGCGACGAGCAGCAGGTCTCGCTCCTCAAGGGCCGGTTCGACGCGCGCAACGGTCGTCTCGAAGTCGGCGTCACTCTCTGCGGTTATCAGTCCCGGGTCGTCGAGTGCCGTCTTCGGGCCGTCGGCGTCGTCGCCAGCGGCCGCGGCCGTCGTCGACGCAGGTTTGTCGCCATCGCCACCGGCCGTGACCGTCGTCGATGCACCGATACCCAG
Above is a genomic segment from Haloterrigena salifodinae containing:
- a CDS encoding amidohydrolase, translating into MSTDDLVSLRRDLHRRPEPAWCEFYTTARLVDELESRLGDDLDELHIGPDVIAGDHRMAVPDESELTRWLERARETGADEEVLESLAGGYTGAVAVLERGEGPTVGLRVDIDGLPREESDASDHAPAAEGFRSEHEGAMHACGHDAHATIGIGVAERIAASDDFSGTLKVFFQPAEEVVGGGKSMAKSEHIADVDHLLAIHIGLDHPTGEIVAGIDGFLAVRHLEAEFTGESAHAGGHPEQGRNAVQAMATAVQNLYGIPRHNDGKTRINAGVAEGGSAANIIPDEARILAEVRGETTELMEYMDRKARHVVRNAAEMHECEVSFSLGAEAPSATSDQALVDIVADVAGETAGVENVLERDELGGSEDATYLMQAVQENGGEACYVGIGTDHPGGHHSATFDVDEASIAHGVDVVSGAIERLGRGRP
- a CDS encoding DUF302 domain-containing protein, coding for MTDDRSDTARRRFLKALGAGTALGIGASTTVTAGGDGDKPASTTAAAAGDDADGPKTALDDPGLITAESDADFETTVARVEPALEERDLLLVATIDHAENAESADMDLPPTTLFLFGNPAVGTPLMRASRSVAIDLPQKLLVWEADGQVFVTYNDPQYLARRHDLAGVDDQLTGVADALADLASAVAGTGSSASED